The Rhodoferax sediminis genome has a segment encoding these proteins:
- a CDS encoding BPSS1780 family membrane protein produces MKLNIVPARTGIEWVKLGIQTFFKQPLALAGLFFMFMAIMSIATLIPFIGGALALALLPAATLGLMAATQEATKGKFPMPSILITAFRAGRQQLRSMLVLGALYAAGFLLVMGISALFDGGQFARMYLLGDRVSGDMILSSDFQVAMWVAMGLYLPLSLLFWHAPALVHWHGVPPLKSLFFSIVACFRNFGAFTVYGLVWAAVFIATGLVFTLLAALAGSPELVSVAMMPVALLMATMFFTSIYFTFRDSFSTTEPETA; encoded by the coding sequence ATGAAATTGAACATCGTCCCCGCGCGTACCGGCATTGAATGGGTCAAGCTGGGGATTCAAACCTTCTTCAAGCAGCCGCTCGCGCTGGCCGGCCTGTTCTTCATGTTCATGGCCATCATGTCGATCGCCACGCTGATCCCCTTCATTGGCGGCGCGCTCGCGCTCGCGCTCCTGCCGGCGGCCACGCTGGGCCTGATGGCCGCCACGCAGGAGGCGACCAAAGGCAAGTTCCCGATGCCCTCCATCCTGATCACCGCGTTTCGCGCCGGCCGCCAGCAATTGCGCTCCATGCTGGTGCTGGGCGCACTCTACGCCGCGGGCTTCCTGCTGGTGATGGGCATCTCGGCCCTGTTCGACGGCGGCCAGTTCGCCCGGATGTATCTGCTGGGCGACAGGGTCTCGGGCGACATGATCCTGTCCTCCGACTTCCAGGTCGCCATGTGGGTCGCCATGGGCCTGTACCTGCCGCTGTCGCTGCTGTTCTGGCACGCGCCAGCGCTGGTGCACTGGCATGGCGTGCCGCCGTTGAAGAGCCTTTTTTTCAGCATCGTGGCGTGCTTTCGCAATTTCGGCGCCTTCACCGTTTACGGGCTGGTCTGGGCCGCGGTGTTTATCGCCACCGGCCTGGTCTTCACGCTGCTGGCGGCGCTGGCGGGCAGCCCCGAGCTGGTGTCGGTCGCCATGATGCCAGTCGCGCTGCTGATGGCGACCATGTTCTTCACCTCGATCTACTTCACGTTTCGGGACAGCTTTTCCACCACCGAGCCCGAGACGGCCTAG
- a CDS encoding homoserine kinase, giving the protein MAVYTEVSFDEARELLRQLNLGELTALRGIEGGIENTNYFVTTEQDGRPADYVLTLFERLTSEQLPFYLHLMKHLAQHGLPVPDPAANRDGDILHTVQGKPAAVVNRLRGHSELAPTPAHCAAVGATLARMHLAARDFAQHQPNLRGLPWWNQTVPVVLPHLSTSQAALIQSELAYQNHVAASSAYAALPRGPVHADLFRDNVLFETGVLTGVFDFYFAGVDSWLFDLAVCLNDWCIDVQAGTHDAARAASLLAAYAAVRPLTAAERQLLPAMLRAGALRFWISRLWDQHLPREAAILKAHDPSHFERVLRERTRHPVTL; this is encoded by the coding sequence ATGGCTGTCTATACCGAAGTCTCTTTCGACGAGGCGCGCGAACTGCTGCGCCAGCTGAACCTGGGGGAGTTGACGGCGCTGCGCGGCATCGAAGGCGGCATCGAAAACACCAATTACTTCGTCACCACCGAGCAGGACGGCAGGCCGGCCGACTATGTGCTCACGCTGTTCGAGCGCCTGACATCGGAGCAACTGCCCTTTTACCTGCACCTGATGAAGCATCTGGCGCAGCATGGCCTGCCGGTGCCCGACCCGGCGGCGAACCGGGACGGCGACATCCTGCACACGGTGCAAGGCAAGCCCGCCGCCGTCGTGAACCGCCTGCGCGGCCACAGCGAGCTCGCGCCGACGCCGGCTCACTGCGCCGCGGTGGGCGCCACGCTGGCGCGCATGCACCTGGCCGCACGTGACTTTGCACAGCACCAGCCCAACCTGCGCGGCCTGCCCTGGTGGAACCAGACCGTGCCGGTGGTGCTGCCGCACTTGAGCACATCGCAGGCGGCACTGATTCAGAGCGAATTGGCCTACCAGAACCACGTGGCTGCCTCCTCCGCCTACGCCGCGCTGCCGCGCGGGCCGGTACATGCCGACCTATTCCGCGACAACGTGCTGTTCGAGACCGGTGTGCTCACCGGGGTGTTCGATTTTTATTTTGCCGGCGTCGACAGCTGGCTGTTCGACCTGGCGGTGTGCCTGAACGACTGGTGCATCGACGTGCAAGCCGGCACGCACGACGCGGCGCGCGCGGCCAGCCTGCTCGCCGCCTATGCCGCGGTGCGCCCTTTGACTGCCGCCGAGCGCCAACTGCTGCCCGCCATGCTGCGCGCCGGCGCCTTGCGCTTCTGGATTTCGCGCTTGTGGGACCAGCACCTGCCGCGCGAGGCCGCCATCCTGAAGGCGCACGATCCATCACATTTCGAGCGGGTATTGCGCGAGCGGACCCGCCACCCTGTCACACTCTGA
- the polA gene encoding DNA polymerase I — translation MSDPNTDQNSPKKTLLLVDGSSYLYRAFHAMPDLRAVPDDPASAATGAIRGMVNMMERLRKDVRADYAACIFDAKGPTFRDAIYPEYKQHRSPMPDDLRSQIEPIHEVVRLLGWKVLAVPGVEADDVIGTLAMTAARQGIEVVVSSGDKDLAQLVNEHITIIDTMNGKRRDLAGVQAEFGVPAHLMVDYQTLVGDQVDNVPGVEKVGPKTAAKWLQEYGSLEGVVANAGNIKGVAGENLRKAFDWLPTARQLLTVKTDCDLTDYVESLPAMDSIAINPMDTKALKAFYEKYGFKGLARGLADEAGAGSGMGVGSTQRSGAGSDPHSDRAPGLFDEPVSPATRVSTVAYDTLLTWDALDAWLAKIEAAELVAVDTETTSLDEMRAEIVGISFSVTPGEAAYIPLRHAGPDAPVQLPFDEVLARLKPWLENPAKLKLGQHIKYDRHVFANHGIEVAGYAHDTMLQSYVLEVHKPHGLASLAERHLGRSGIHYEDLCGKGAHQIAFAQVDVAKAAEYSCEDSDQTLDVHRVLWPRLQADSHPGKGLHFIYELEIASSEALFRVERNGVLIDAPTLARQSAELGARIVQLETEAHALAGQPFNLGSPKQIGEIFFTKLGLPVVKKTATGAPSTDEEVLEKLAEDYPLPAKILEHRGLSKLKGTYTDKLAQMALPRTGRVHTHYAQAVAVTGRLSSNDPNLQNIPIRAPEGRRIREAFIAPPGSVIASADYSQIELRIMAHISGDEALLRAFHEGLDVHRATAAEVFGVALEQVSSEQRRYAKVINFGLIYGMSAYGLARNLGIDNTAAKNYIERYFQRFAGVKRYMDETKLSAKAKGYVETVFGRRLYLPEINSPNGPRRSGAERAAINAPMQGTAADLIKLSMVKVQQVLDQERRSTKMIMQVHDELVFEVPASEVDWVKVEIPRLMAGVADLKVPLLAEIGVGPNWDQAH, via the coding sequence ATGAGCGACCCAAACACTGATCAAAATAGCCCGAAAAAGACCCTGCTGCTGGTGGATGGCTCCAGCTACCTGTACCGCGCATTTCATGCCATGCCCGACCTGCGCGCCGTGCCGGACGATCCTGCCAGTGCGGCCACCGGCGCCATTCGCGGCATGGTCAACATGATGGAGCGGCTGCGCAAGGACGTGCGCGCCGACTATGCCGCCTGCATTTTTGACGCCAAAGGGCCGACCTTTCGCGACGCCATCTATCCCGAGTACAAGCAGCACCGCAGCCCCATGCCGGACGACCTGCGCAGCCAGATCGAGCCGATCCACGAAGTCGTGCGCCTGCTCGGCTGGAAGGTGCTGGCCGTGCCCGGTGTCGAGGCCGACGACGTGATCGGCACGCTGGCCATGACGGCGGCGAGGCAGGGCATCGAAGTGGTTGTTTCCAGTGGCGACAAGGATCTGGCCCAGCTCGTCAACGAGCACATCACCATCATCGACACCATGAATGGCAAGCGGCGCGACCTGGCCGGCGTGCAGGCCGAGTTCGGCGTGCCCGCGCACCTGATGGTCGATTACCAGACGCTGGTGGGCGATCAGGTCGACAACGTGCCGGGCGTGGAAAAGGTCGGCCCCAAGACCGCGGCGAAATGGCTGCAAGAGTATGGATCGCTTGAAGGCGTGGTGGCCAACGCCGGCAACATCAAGGGGGTGGCCGGCGAAAATTTGCGCAAGGCCTTCGACTGGCTGCCGACCGCCCGCCAACTGCTGACCGTCAAGACGGACTGCGATTTGACGGATTATGTAGAGAGCTTGCCTGCTATGGATTCGATAGCTATCAATCCAATGGATACGAAGGCGTTGAAGGCTTTTTACGAAAAATATGGGTTCAAGGGCTTGGCCAGAGGCCTGGCCGATGAAGCGGGCGCAGGCTCAGGAATGGGGGTCGGATCCACGCAGCGAAGCGGAGCTGGCTCTGACCCCCATTCCGATCGCGCCCCTGGTCTGTTCGATGAACCCGTCTCTCCCGCCACCCGTGTCAGCACCGTCGCCTATGACACCCTCCTGACGTGGGATGCTCTGGACGCGTGGCTCGCAAAAATCGAAGCTGCCGAGCTGGTCGCCGTGGACACCGAGACCACCTCGCTCGACGAAATGCGCGCCGAGATCGTGGGCATTTCTTTCAGCGTGACGCCGGGCGAGGCCGCCTACATCCCGCTGCGCCACGCCGGGCCGGATGCGCCAGTGCAGTTGCCCTTCGACGAGGTGCTCGCCAGACTCAAACCCTGGCTGGAAAACCCGGCCAAACTCAAGCTTGGCCAGCACATCAAGTACGACCGCCATGTGTTCGCGAACCACGGCATCGAGGTGGCCGGCTACGCACACGACACCATGCTGCAAAGCTATGTCCTGGAGGTGCACAAGCCGCATGGCCTGGCGAGTCTGGCCGAGCGCCACCTGGGGCGCAGCGGCATCCACTACGAAGACCTGTGCGGCAAGGGCGCGCACCAGATTGCGTTTGCGCAGGTCGATGTGGCCAAAGCGGCCGAGTACTCGTGCGAGGACTCGGACCAGACGCTGGATGTGCACCGGGTGCTGTGGCCGCGGCTGCAGGCCGACAGTCATCCGGGCAAGGGGCTGCACTTCATCTACGAGCTGGAGATTGCCAGCAGCGAGGCTTTGTTCCGCGTCGAGCGCAACGGTGTGCTGATCGATGCGCCGACACTGGCGCGGCAAAGCGCCGAGCTGGGCGCGCGCATTGTGCAGCTGGAGACCGAGGCGCACGCGCTGGCGGGCCAACCCTTCAACCTCGGGTCACCGAAGCAGATCGGCGAGATCTTCTTCACCAAGCTCGGCCTGCCCGTGGTCAAGAAAACCGCCACCGGCGCCCCCAGCACCGACGAGGAGGTGCTGGAAAAACTTGCCGAAGATTACCCGCTGCCGGCCAAGATCCTGGAGCACCGGGGACTTTCCAAACTCAAGGGCACCTACACCGACAAGCTCGCGCAGATGGCGCTGCCGCGCACGGGCCGGGTGCACACGCATTACGCGCAGGCCGTGGCGGTGACGGGGCGCCTGTCCAGCAACGACCCAAACCTGCAGAACATCCCGATCCGCGCGCCCGAGGGCCGGCGCATCCGCGAGGCCTTCATCGCGCCACCTGGCAGTGTCATCGCGAGTGCGGACTACAGCCAGATCGAGCTGCGCATCATGGCCCACATCAGCGGCGACGAGGCGCTGTTGCGCGCCTTCCATGAGGGCCTGGACGTGCACCGCGCGACCGCCGCCGAGGTGTTTGGCGTGGCGCTTGAGCAGGTCAGCAGCGAGCAGCGCCGCTATGCCAAAGTTATCAACTTTGGCTTGATCTACGGCATGAGCGCCTACGGCCTGGCGCGCAACCTGGGCATCGACAACACCGCGGCCAAGAACTACATCGAGCGCTATTTCCAGCGCTTTGCCGGCGTCAAGCGCTACATGGACGAAACCAAGCTGAGCGCCAAGGCCAAGGGCTATGTGGAGACCGTGTTCGGCCGGCGCCTGTACCTGCCCGAGATCAATTCGCCGAACGGCCCGCGTCGCAGCGGCGCCGAGCGCGCCGCCATCAACGCCCCCATGCAGGGCACGGCGGCGGACCTGATCAAGCTCAGCATGGTGAAGGTGCAGCAGGTGCTCGATCAAGAACGGCGCAGTACAAAAATGATCATGCAGGTGCACGACGAACTGGTGTTCGAGGTGCCCGCATCGGAGGTGGACTGGGTGAAGGTCGAGATCCCGCGCCTGATGGCCGGCGTCGCCGATCTCAAGGTGCCGCTGCTGGCCGAGATCGGCGTGGGTCCCAACTGGGATCAGGCTCACTGA
- a CDS encoding chloride channel protein, which translates to MGSQAPSAARTPVLWFFAVLAGALAAGAVIGFRGLIAGMEWLTTGHVGSLVEAARSLAPWHRALVGAVGGLLAGLTLHWGRRWAARGPDGAVNLDYIEAARAGRVDLNNRTTLVRSASALLSVSTGASIGREGPMVQLGAWLAAKLAHVAPLSADQRSVLLACGIAAGIGSAYHAPVAGVVFVLELALGFLAAQTVAPVLISSATAAVLMFGLVDPAPLYAMPTARLVPSSLGMALLAGLVCGGIGWAMLALVERGRAAFGRIPSLPLRLGAGGVLVGLLSAFVPEVWGNGYSTISHLLQGQSPWTWVLLILVTKFVATLLSTGSGAVGGMFTPTLFVGATSGYLIALVMSFWLPLAWVGDPRTLAVIGMAAMLTAVTHAPLMAIVMVLEMTNQFQLTVPVMLACGVAHAVSTQFGAKPMYGNPIEAHN; encoded by the coding sequence ATGGGGTCACAGGCGCCGAGCGCCGCACGCACGCCGGTCCTGTGGTTTTTTGCCGTTCTGGCCGGCGCACTCGCGGCCGGCGCCGTGATCGGCTTTCGCGGATTGATTGCGGGCATGGAGTGGCTAACCACAGGTCATGTCGGCAGCTTGGTGGAGGCAGCCCGGTCGCTGGCGCCGTGGCACCGCGCACTGGTCGGCGCCGTGGGCGGCTTGCTGGCCGGACTGACGCTGCATTGGGGTCGGCGCTGGGCCGCGCGCGGCCCGGACGGTGCGGTGAACCTGGACTACATCGAGGCCGCGCGCGCCGGCCGGGTGGACCTGAACAACCGGACCACACTGGTGCGCAGCGCGTCTGCCCTGCTCTCGGTGAGCACCGGGGCGTCAATTGGCCGCGAAGGGCCGATGGTGCAATTGGGCGCCTGGCTGGCCGCCAAGCTGGCCCACGTCGCGCCGCTCTCGGCCGATCAACGCAGTGTGTTGCTGGCCTGCGGCATTGCCGCCGGCATCGGCTCGGCCTACCACGCACCGGTGGCGGGCGTGGTGTTCGTGCTGGAGCTCGCGCTGGGTTTTCTGGCCGCGCAGACGGTGGCGCCGGTCCTGATTTCCTCGGCCACGGCGGCGGTGCTGATGTTTGGCCTGGTCGATCCGGCACCGCTGTATGCGATGCCCACCGCGCGCCTGGTGCCGAGCAGCCTGGGCATGGCACTGCTCGCCGGCCTGGTGTGCGGCGGCATCGGCTGGGCCATGCTGGCGCTGGTGGAACGTGGCCGCGCCGCTTTTGGCCGCATCCCGTCGCTGCCGCTACGCCTGGGGGCTGGCGGCGTGCTGGTGGGCCTGCTGTCGGCGTTCGTGCCGGAAGTCTGGGGCAACGGCTACAGCACCATTTCGCATTTGCTGCAGGGGCAGTCGCCCTGGACCTGGGTGCTCCTGATCCTGGTTACCAAGTTCGTGGCGACGCTGCTCAGCACGGGCTCGGGGGCGGTGGGCGGCATGTTCACCCCCACCCTGTTTGTCGGCGCCACCAGCGGCTACCTGATCGCGCTGGTGATGTCATTCTGGCTACCCCTGGCCTGGGTCGGCGACCCGCGCACGCTGGCCGTGATCGGCATGGCGGCGATGCTCACCGCCGTCACCCACGCCCCGCTGATGGCGATCGTGATGGTGCTGGAGATGACCAACCAGTTCCAGCTCACCGTGCCGGTCATGCTGGCCTGCGGCGTGGCCCACGCCGTCAGCACGCAATTCGGCGCCAAGCCGATGTACGGCAACCCGATCGAGGCGCACAACTGA
- a CDS encoding 3-hydroxybutyrate dehydrogenase codes for MKMQDKIAIVTGSAAGIGKEIATTYAREGAKVVIADMNKDAAEATAQELRGTGAQAMSVAMDVTSEDQVNAGVAEVVKAWGGVDVLVSNAGIQIVHPLEEFTLAEWKKMLAIHLDGAFLTTKACLPHMYASGRGGSVIFMGSVHSKEASMLKAPYVTAKHGLIGLAKVIAKEGAKHGVRANVICPGFVRTALVEKQIPEQAKTLGISEAEVIKNVMLKETVDGEFTTVQDVAEVALLFASFPSNALTGQSLVVSHGWFMQ; via the coding sequence ATGAAGATGCAAGACAAGATCGCGATCGTGACCGGCTCCGCCGCCGGCATCGGCAAGGAAATCGCCACCACCTACGCGCGCGAGGGCGCCAAAGTGGTGATCGCCGACATGAACAAGGACGCAGCCGAAGCCACGGCGCAAGAGCTGCGCGGCACCGGCGCCCAGGCGATGAGCGTGGCCATGGATGTGACCAGCGAGGATCAGGTCAATGCCGGCGTGGCCGAGGTCGTCAAGGCCTGGGGCGGCGTCGATGTGCTGGTCAGCAATGCCGGCATCCAGATCGTGCATCCGCTGGAAGAATTCACGCTGGCGGAGTGGAAAAAAATGCTCGCCATCCACCTGGACGGCGCGTTCCTGACCACCAAGGCCTGCCTGCCGCACATGTACGCGAGCGGGCGCGGCGGCAGCGTGATCTTCATGGGCTCGGTGCACTCCAAGGAAGCCTCCATGCTGAAGGCGCCCTATGTGACCGCCAAGCACGGCCTGATCGGGCTGGCCAAGGTGATCGCCAAGGAAGGCGCCAAGCATGGCGTGCGCGCCAACGTGATCTGCCCGGGCTTTGTGCGCACCGCACTGGTGGAAAAACAGATTCCCGAGCAGGCCAAAACGCTGGGCATCAGCGAGGCTGAAGTGATCAAGAACGTGATGCTGAAAGAAACGGTGGACGGCGAGTTCACCACGGTGCAGGACGTGGCCGAGGTGGCGCTGCTGTTTGCCTCCTTCCCGAGCAACGCGCTCACCGGCCAGTCGCTGGTGGTGAGCCACGGCTGGTTCATGCAGTAA
- a CDS encoding acetoacetate decarboxylase, which yields MKIDDVRKNAFSMPLTSPSYPPGPYRFINREYLIITYRTDPEALRAVVPEPLTIDEPLVKFEFIRMPDSTGFGDYTESGQVIPVKLNGAAGGYSHSMYLNDDAPIAGGREIWGFPKKLASPSLAADKDVLVGTLDYGAIRVATATMGYKHHTLATAPVLAGMLAPNYLLKIIPHVDGTARICELVQYELQDVTVKGAWSGPAALELFQHALAPVAALPVLEVVSGVHILADLTLGLGRVVHDYLAD from the coding sequence ATGAAAATCGACGATGTGCGCAAGAACGCCTTTTCGATGCCGCTGACCAGCCCGAGCTACCCGCCGGGCCCGTACCGCTTCATCAACCGCGAGTACCTGATCATCACCTACCGCACCGACCCCGAGGCGCTGCGTGCCGTGGTGCCAGAGCCGCTCACCATCGACGAGCCGCTGGTCAAGTTCGAATTCATCCGCATGCCGGACTCCACCGGCTTTGGCGACTACACCGAGTCGGGCCAGGTGATCCCGGTGAAGCTGAACGGCGCGGCGGGCGGCTACTCGCACTCGATGTACCTGAACGACGACGCGCCGATTGCCGGCGGCCGCGAGATCTGGGGGTTTCCGAAAAAGCTCGCCTCGCCCTCGCTGGCGGCGGACAAGGACGTGCTGGTCGGCACGCTGGACTACGGCGCGATCCGCGTGGCCACGGCCACCATGGGCTACAAGCACCACACGCTCGCCACCGCGCCGGTGCTTGCGGGCATGCTCGCCCCGAACTACCTGCTCAAGATCATTCCGCATGTGGATGGCACGGCGCGCATTTGCGAGCTGGTGCAGTACGAACTGCAGGACGTGACGGTCAAGGGCGCCTGGTCGGGGCCGGCCGCGCTCGAGCTGTTCCAGCACGCGCTGGCGCCCGTCGCCGCCCTGCCGGTGCTCGAGGTGGTGTCGGGCGTGCACATCCTGGCCGACCTGACCCTGGGCCTGGGCCGCGTGGTGCACGATTATCTGGCCGACTGA
- a CDS encoding patatin-like phospholipase family protein: MAAPAKSARKSPSKKSPSPKNPGVKEELCTLVLQGGGALGAYQAGVYEAMDAHGLRPDWVAGVSIGAINAAIIAGNPPERRVARLREFWEGVSSQLKFVDLPKSFGTEAREMLNESRAAMVAALGVPGFFTPRVPPAPFQTPGTHAALSYYDTTPLQHTLEQLIDFDLINTTDLRHKVRLSVGAVNVTTGNFRYFDSTNPDRHGPIGPRHIMASGALPPGFPPIEVDGEFYWDGGLVSNTPLQYVIDQPRAHDMLVLQVDLFSTRGRLPRNLSEVAEREKDIRFASRTRLNTDLVAEQQKIGAAARRLAAKLPPKMAGDPDLAELLATGSPDAVTILHLIHRSKHYETQSKDYEFSRQTMLEHWAAGQADVECSLASQRWAARRRAPAGITVLDLTPPTKIHNHHKEAR; this comes from the coding sequence GTGGCAGCACCAGCAAAATCAGCAAGAAAATCGCCCTCGAAGAAGTCACCCTCCCCCAAGAATCCGGGCGTCAAGGAGGAGCTCTGCACCCTGGTGCTGCAAGGCGGTGGTGCACTGGGCGCCTACCAGGCCGGGGTTTACGAGGCGATGGACGCGCATGGCCTGCGCCCCGACTGGGTAGCGGGGGTGTCGATCGGGGCCATCAACGCCGCCATCATCGCCGGCAATCCGCCCGAGCGGCGTGTGGCACGGCTGCGCGAGTTCTGGGAGGGCGTGTCGTCGCAGCTCAAGTTTGTCGACTTGCCCAAAAGCTTTGGCACCGAGGCACGGGAAATGTTGAACGAGTCGCGCGCCGCCATGGTGGCCGCCCTGGGCGTACCGGGATTTTTTACGCCGCGGGTGCCGCCCGCGCCGTTTCAAACGCCGGGCACACACGCAGCCCTGAGCTACTACGATACAACGCCGCTGCAACACACGCTGGAGCAGCTGATCGACTTCGACCTGATCAACACCACGGACCTGCGCCACAAGGTGCGCCTGTCGGTGGGTGCCGTCAACGTGACCACCGGCAACTTCCGCTACTTCGACTCGACCAACCCGGATCGGCACGGCCCGATCGGGCCGCGCCACATCATGGCCAGCGGCGCGCTGCCGCCTGGTTTCCCGCCGATCGAGGTGGACGGCGAGTTTTACTGGGACGGCGGCCTGGTGTCGAACACGCCGCTGCAATACGTGATCGACCAGCCGCGCGCGCACGACATGCTGGTGCTGCAGGTGGACCTGTTCAGCACGCGCGGGCGGTTGCCGCGCAATTTGAGCGAGGTGGCCGAGCGCGAAAAGGACATCCGCTTTGCCAGCCGTACGCGGCTCAACACCGACCTGGTGGCGGAGCAGCAGAAGATCGGTGCCGCTGCGCGCCGCCTGGCCGCCAAATTGCCGCCCAAAATGGCCGGTGACCCGGACCTGGCCGAACTGCTGGCCACGGGTTCACCCGACGCCGTCACCATCCTGCACCTGATCCACCGCAGCAAGCACTACGAGACGCAGTCCAAGGACTATGAATTTTCACGCCAGACCATGTTGGAGCATTGGGCCGCAGGCCAGGCCGACGTCGAGTGCAGCCTGGCCAGCCAGCGCTGGGCCGCCCGCCGCAGGGCGCCCGCAGGTATCACGGTGCTGGACCTGACGCCGCCGACGAAAATCCACAACCATCACAAGGAAGCCCGATGA
- a CDS encoding dienelactone hydrolase family protein, with product MLHRDLETDFDSLRPGRSTEAGASRRTTLKAALGVGYSALALPLNAQMAIKTSSEGLSVGEITYKVNGFKVPAYRAAPANQTNLPVVLVIHEIFGVHEYIADVARRLARAGYLAIAPELFARQSDDPESYGEMARLMSEVVAKVPDAQVMADLDGAVKWAGAHGGDTSRVGVTGFFWGGREAWLYAAHGNARAVVAWYGRLVGTPSRLMPTNPIDIATSLHAPVLGLYGAQDAGIPLDTLDKMKTALAAGNAASRASQFVVYPEASHAFHADYRASYRKEAAEDGWARCLAWFKANGVA from the coding sequence ATGTTGCACAGAGACCTGGAAACCGACTTTGACTCGCTGCGACCCGGCCGCTCCACCGAGGCCGGCGCCAGCCGCCGCACTACCCTGAAGGCCGCGCTGGGCGTGGGTTATTCGGCCCTGGCGCTGCCTTTGAATGCACAGATGGCCATCAAAACCTCCTCCGAGGGCTTGAGCGTGGGCGAGATCACGTACAAGGTCAACGGCTTCAAGGTGCCGGCCTACCGGGCTGCGCCCGCGAACCAGACGAATTTGCCTGTGGTGCTGGTGATCCATGAGATTTTTGGCGTGCACGAGTACATCGCCGACGTGGCGCGCCGCCTTGCCAGGGCCGGTTACCTGGCCATCGCGCCCGAACTGTTTGCGCGCCAGAGCGACGACCCGGAGTCCTACGGCGAAATGGCCAGGCTGATGTCGGAAGTTGTCGCCAAAGTGCCCGATGCACAGGTCATGGCCGACCTCGATGGTGCCGTCAAGTGGGCCGGCGCCCACGGCGGCGACACGTCGCGCGTCGGCGTCACCGGCTTTTTCTGGGGCGGACGCGAGGCCTGGCTGTACGCCGCGCATGGCAACGCGCGCGCCGTCGTGGCCTGGTACGGCCGCCTGGTCGGTACGCCGAGCAGGCTCATGCCCACCAACCCAATCGACATCGCCACCAGCCTGCACGCTCCGGTGCTCGGCCTGTATGGCGCGCAGGACGCCGGCATCCCCCTTGACACGCTTGATAAGATGAAGACAGCCTTGGCCGCGGGCAATGCCGCATCCAGGGCCTCGCAGTTCGTGGTCTATCCCGAAGCATCGCACGCCTTCCATGCCGACTACCGCGCCAGCTACCGCAAAGAGGCGGCCGAAGATGGCTGGGCGCGCTGCCTGGCCTGGTTCAAGGCGAACGGCGTGGCGTGA
- a CDS encoding ZIP family metal transporter, whose translation MTLIAILAGTLMAGVGSVWLAAMLSFRALARYTQHMLSLAAGALLATAYMHLLPEAFESQVSPQHLFMALLTGLVFFFLLDKAELWHHGHEHHHDDGGHAGHDHAPHHLPPRTGSWAVLTGDSVHCFGDGVLIASAFSADLRLGALTALAVLVHEVPHHMGDLMVLRQSTSTRRLAFIKVSLAGAATAIGGLLGFWLVVQLHDFLPYFLVVAASSFIYVALADLIPQLQIRQSAGRTAAQIAWLLLGIALVTAASHMAHG comes from the coding sequence ATGACTTTGATAGCAATCTTGGCCGGCACGCTGATGGCCGGTGTCGGCAGCGTCTGGCTCGCGGCCATGCTGAGCTTTCGCGCGCTGGCGCGCTACACCCAGCACATGCTCAGCCTGGCCGCCGGCGCGCTCCTGGCCACCGCCTATATGCATCTGCTGCCCGAGGCGTTCGAGAGCCAGGTCAGCCCCCAGCATCTGTTCATGGCATTGCTCACCGGCCTGGTGTTCTTCTTTTTGCTGGACAAGGCCGAACTCTGGCACCACGGGCACGAACATCACCACGACGACGGCGGTCACGCGGGCCATGACCACGCACCCCACCACCTTCCACCGCGCACCGGCAGCTGGGCCGTGCTCACGGGCGACAGCGTGCACTGCTTTGGCGACGGCGTGCTGATCGCCTCGGCTTTCTCGGCCGACCTGCGCCTGGGTGCGCTCACCGCGCTGGCCGTGCTGGTGCATGAAGTGCCGCACCACATGGGCGACCTCATGGTGCTGCGCCAGAGCACCAGCACCCGTCGCCTGGCGTTCATCAAGGTCTCGCTCGCCGGCGCGGCCACCGCCATCGGCGGGCTGCTCGGCTTCTGGCTGGTCGTGCAGCTGCATGACTTCCTGCCGTACTTCCTGGTGGTGGCTGCCAGCAGTTTCATTTACGTGGCGCTGGCCGACCTGATTCCCCAGCTGCAAATACGCCAGAGCGCCGGGCGCACTGCCGCCCAGATTGCCTGGCTGCTGCTGGGCATTGCGCTGGTCACGGCGGCGAGCCACATGGCGCATGGGTAG